The following are from one region of the Amedibacterium intestinale genome:
- a CDS encoding LCP family protein — protein sequence MTNKKPKRYYTRTIDLIFLFILLLVGIYMLYNALTFSILPKKWILIGVIFFLMIYITLFLLSLRKTKRWIIITKRIFILVLCVLLCIPAFFLQKSKQTLNQMFQMEEKEYTEIKIITSKNSSITSLDELASHRVGFQKGSDIENSEYAKTEIKKSADIQMVEELDYTTLISQMMIGNIDALAISDNYYDMSKNNIDGFEDNIKTIATLKKKNLKTEKKQKDISKEPFVVYISGLDNMGSPDQQNRSDTNILLIVNPRANHIDMVSLPRDGYIPNTALHNENDKLAHTGMYGISASVSSIENFFGIPIDYYARVSFNSLIEIVDAMNGIDVDVEISFCEQDENRSFKKEDLICLEKGEQTLNGKQALAYSRHRKTPGYDNPGRERAQRRIINAIIDKLISPNALTYVNSLLDIAPDYVLTDMPASQIAKFISSELNNPQPWTISSISTDNGVNDSRFTASIPKEEGTSSVYLFSKEDVQAVHDAYESALHPLEMKNFQFNINTIDGNTSNINDDPNIVWDTMAITPQY from the coding sequence ATGACAAATAAAAAACCAAAACGTTACTATACCAGAACCATTGATCTTATCTTTTTATTTATTTTATTACTGGTTGGAATTTATATGCTATATAATGCACTGACGTTTTCCATTCTTCCCAAAAAATGGATTCTTATAGGGGTTATCTTTTTCCTGATGATTTATATCACATTATTTCTTCTTAGTCTTCGAAAGACAAAGCGATGGATCATCATAACCAAACGAATCTTTATCCTGGTTTTATGTGTGCTTCTGTGTATTCCTGCCTTCTTTCTTCAAAAATCAAAACAGACATTAAACCAGATGTTTCAGATGGAAGAAAAAGAATATACAGAAATCAAGATCATTACCTCTAAAAACAGCTCTATCACGTCATTGGATGAACTTGCTTCTCATCGTGTTGGTTTCCAAAAAGGAAGCGATATAGAAAACAGTGAATACGCTAAAACCGAAATCAAAAAATCAGCAGATATTCAAATGGTAGAAGAACTTGATTATACAACATTGATTTCACAAATGATGATAGGAAATATAGATGCTTTAGCTATTAGTGATAATTATTACGATATGTCTAAAAACAATATTGATGGATTTGAAGATAATATTAAAACGATTGCGACTCTTAAAAAGAAAAATCTAAAAACAGAAAAGAAACAAAAAGATATTTCCAAAGAACCCTTTGTTGTGTATATAAGCGGTTTAGACAATATGGGTTCTCCTGATCAGCAAAACAGAAGCGATACCAATATTTTACTTATTGTGAATCCAAGAGCTAATCATATTGATATGGTGTCTTTGCCAAGAGATGGCTACATTCCAAATACAGCTTTGCATAATGAAAATGATAAGCTGGCACATACAGGAATGTATGGAATCAGTGCAAGTGTTTCCTCTATTGAAAACTTTTTTGGTATTCCTATTGATTATTATGCACGTGTAAGTTTTAATTCATTAATTGAAATCGTAGATGCAATGAACGGTATTGATGTAGATGTAGAAATCAGTTTCTGTGAACAGGATGAAAACAGAAGTTTTAAAAAAGAAGATTTGATTTGTCTTGAAAAAGGGGAACAGACACTGAATGGAAAACAGGCGCTAGCATATTCTCGACATCGAAAAACACCTGGCTATGATAATCCAGGAAGAGAGCGTGCACAGCGTCGCATCATTAATGCTATTATTGATAAATTAATAAGTCCTAATGCATTAACCTATGTAAATAGTCTGCTGGATATTGCCCCAGACTATGTACTTACCGATATGCCAGCCTCTCAAATCGCAAAATTTATATCTTCAGAGTTAAACAATCCACAGCCATGGACAATTTCTTCTATATCAACTGACAATGGTGTTAATGATTCTCGCTTTACTGCCAGTATACCAAAGGAAGAAGGTACTTCCAGTGTCTATTTATTTTCAAAAGAAGATGTACAAGCTGTACATGATGCTTATGAAAGTGCCCTGCATCCATTAGAAATGAAAAATTTCCAATTTAATATCAATACCATAGATGGAAATACATCAAATATAAATGATGATCCAAACATTGTTTGGGATACAATGGCAATAACACCGCAATACTAG
- a CDS encoding ATP-dependent helicase, which translates to MSFLDGLNKQQKEAAQCVDSHLRIIAGAGSGKTRVVTTRIAYLVEELHVLPNKILAITFTNKAAKEMKERVESMLGDIGKAVQISTIHSFCVRLLREDILEIAYPRNFTILDGDDQKSILRDAYKQMNIDVKAYSYSSMLAYISGNKTNFVDCDMAKASAGVWDAEQIKADVYAFYEKRRKEMYALDFDDLLLYTHKILKEKEDVRRKWQRRFSFIHVDEFQDVDMLQYDIIRMLVKDGSYLCVVGDPDQTIYTWRGAQVDIIMNFEKDFPDSKTVILNENYRSTQQILNGANALIKNNKNRIDKELFTERKGEHKIVHFSAMDDANEPLWVVSKIRTLAQEGISYGDIAVLYRSNYLSRGLEKCLLDFRIPYRIYGGIRFYDRAEIKDSLSYLRLLTPSNPEDPKELYKNLAIKRIINLPKRGIGNKTMELIETQAEHDDTNMYEIIKNYEIGKGKAKTSLQAFVQLIEKYRAQVDKISIDQLLEQLLEESGYLHMLREDKEIERLENIKELISDISDYVEAYPEGTLQEYLQEISLYTDKEDTSQRDCVQLMTIHAAKGLEFDHVFVYNLCEGVFPSERSIAEGGAQALEEERRLAYVAFTRAKKRLFLSDSYGYSFVLDKVKTSSRFVKEIPEEYIEEVGAKPRNTFTSDTDTFNGNDFLSMHSSFETKNTQAENKPVKKGKIRKGDLITHDVFGDGVVIKLEDKLATIAFDKKFGIRKIMIDHPALKKK; encoded by the coding sequence GTGTCGTTTTTAGATGGATTGAATAAACAGCAAAAAGAGGCTGCACAGTGTGTAGATTCTCATCTTCGTATTATTGCGGGAGCCGGAAGTGGGAAAACCCGTGTGGTAACGACCAGAATTGCATACCTGGTAGAAGAATTGCATGTATTGCCGAATAAGATTCTGGCAATTACATTTACAAATAAGGCCGCAAAAGAGATGAAAGAGCGTGTAGAAAGTATGCTGGGGGATATAGGAAAGGCCGTTCAAATATCCACAATTCACTCTTTTTGTGTGCGTTTATTAAGAGAAGATATATTAGAAATTGCATATCCTAGAAACTTTACGATTTTAGATGGTGATGATCAAAAAAGTATTTTACGAGATGCATATAAACAGATGAATATCGATGTGAAAGCATATAGTTACAGCAGTATGCTTGCCTATATTAGCGGAAATAAAACAAACTTTGTAGATTGTGATATGGCAAAAGCAAGTGCAGGGGTTTGGGATGCAGAGCAAATTAAGGCCGATGTATATGCATTTTATGAAAAGCGAAGAAAAGAAATGTATGCTTTGGATTTTGATGATTTATTGCTGTATACACATAAGATTTTAAAAGAAAAAGAAGATGTGCGAAGAAAATGGCAGAGAAGATTTTCTTTTATCCATGTAGATGAATTTCAAGATGTGGATATGCTGCAGTATGATATTATTCGTATGCTGGTAAAAGATGGCAGTTATTTATGTGTGGTAGGAGATCCTGATCAGACGATTTATACATGGCGTGGTGCACAGGTTGATATCATCATGAATTTTGAAAAGGATTTTCCTGATAGTAAAACCGTTATCTTAAATGAAAATTATCGCTCTACACAGCAAATTTTAAATGGAGCGAATGCTTTAATAAAAAATAATAAAAATCGTATTGATAAAGAATTGTTTACGGAAAGAAAAGGGGAACATAAAATTGTTCATTTTTCCGCAATGGATGATGCGAATGAACCTTTATGGGTCGTTAGCAAGATTCGCACACTCGCACAGGAAGGTATTTCTTATGGAGATATTGCGGTTTTGTATCGTTCCAATTATTTATCAAGAGGGTTGGAAAAATGCCTGCTGGATTTTCGTATTCCTTATCGTATTTATGGAGGAATTCGTTTCTATGATCGTGCAGAAATCAAGGATTCTTTAAGTTATCTTCGTTTATTGACACCTTCAAATCCAGAAGATCCAAAAGAATTGTATAAAAATCTTGCGATCAAACGTATCATTAATTTGCCAAAGCGTGGAATCGGAAATAAGACAATGGAACTTATTGAAACACAGGCAGAGCATGATGATACCAATATGTATGAAATCATTAAAAATTATGAGATTGGAAAAGGAAAAGCGAAAACAAGCTTGCAGGCTTTTGTACAGCTTATTGAAAAATATAGAGCACAGGTGGATAAGATTTCCATCGATCAGCTTTTGGAACAGCTTTTAGAAGAAAGCGGATATTTACATATGCTAAGAGAAGATAAGGAAATTGAGCGATTGGAAAATATCAAGGAACTTATCAGTGATATATCAGATTATGTAGAGGCATATCCAGAAGGAACTTTACAAGAATACTTGCAGGAGATTTCTTTGTATACAGATAAAGAAGATACTTCTCAAAGGGATTGTGTACAGCTGATGACCATTCATGCCGCAAAAGGTCTGGAGTTTGATCATGTGTTTGTATACAACTTATGTGAAGGGGTGTTCCCAAGTGAGCGCAGTATTGCGGAAGGGGGAGCACAAGCACTGGAAGAAGAAAGACGACTTGCTTATGTTGCCTTTACACGTGCAAAGAAACGCTTGTTTTTATCAGATTCTTATGGTTATAGTTTTGTATTGGATAAAGTAAAAACCTCTTCACGTTTTGTAAAAGAAATACCAGAAGAATACATAGAAGAAGTTGGTGCTAAACCACGAAACACTTTTACAAGTGATACAGATACCTTTAATGGAAACGATTTTCTTTCCATGCATTCCTCTTTTGAAACAAAAAACACACAGGCAGAAAATAAACCTGTAAAAAAAGGAAAGATTCGAAAAGGGGATTTAATTACGCATGATGTATTTGGTGATGGTGTGGTTATTAAGCTGGAAGATAAACTGGCTACGATTGCCTTTGATAAAAAATTTGGAATTCGTAAAATTATGATCGATCATCCGGCATTAAAGAAAAAATAG